The following proteins are encoded in a genomic region of Magnolia sinica isolate HGM2019 chromosome 1, MsV1, whole genome shotgun sequence:
- the LOC131255775 gene encoding protein DUF642 L-GALACTONO-1,4-LACTONE-RESPONSIVE GENE 2-like, producing the protein MLAFAVLPLLLCAAGQATVAFTDGLLPNGNFEHGPKPSQMKGTVVIGHNSIPEWEITGLVEYIESGHKQGDMLLVVPEGAFAVRLGNEASIKQKVKVVKGMYYVITFSAARTCAQEERLNVSVAPDSGVLPMQTLYSSNGWDSYAWAFQADYPEVEVLIHNPGVEEDPACGPLIDSVAIKALYPPRPTNKNILKNGGFEEGPYIFPNTSWGVLIPPNIEDDHSPLPGWMVESLKAVKYIDSNHFAVPEGKRAVELVAGKESAIAQVARTVPGKVYTLTFAVGDASNSCEGSMVVEAFAGRDTIKVPYESKGKGGFKRAILKFTAVSPRTRIMFYSTFYTMRSDDYSSLCGPVIDDVKLLSLRRPLRL; encoded by the exons ATGCTTGCGTTTGCTGTGCTGCCGCTGCTATTGTGCGCCGCTGGCCAAGCTACCGTAGCCTTCACCGACG GTCTACTGCCGAATGGCAACTTCGAACATGGGCCAAAGCCTTCGCAGATGAAAGGGACGGTCGTGATTGGCCACAACTCAATACCCGAATGGGAAATCACGGGGTTGGTGGAATACATCGAATCAGGGCACAAGCAAGGAGACATGCTGCTAGTCGTGCCGGAAGGTGCCTTTGCAGTCAGGCTAGGGAACGAGGCGTCGATCAAGCAGAAGGTGAAAGTGGTGAAAGGAATGTACTATGTCATAACATTCAGTGCGGCCCGCACATGTGCGCAGGAAGAGCGTTTGAACGTGTCAGTCGCGCCGGACTCTGGGGTGCTACCCATGCAAACGTTGTATAGTAGCAACGGTTGGGACTCATATGCATGGGCCTTCCAGGCTGATTATCCCGAAGTGGAGGTGCTGATCCACAACCCTGGCGTCGAGGAAGACCCGGCCTGTGGGCCTCTGATCGATTCGGTGGCCATAAAGGCTCTTTACCCTCCAAGACCCACAAACA AAAATATTCTAAAAAATGGCGGTTTCGAAGAAGGCCCATACATTTTCCCCAACACATCGTGGGGCGTCCTCATCCCACCCAATATAGAGGATGATCACTCTCCATTGCCTGGTTGGATGGTCGAATCTCTCAAAGCCGTAAAATACATCGATTCAAACCACTTCGCTGTCCCAGAAGGCAAGCGGGCCGTCGAACTTGTCGCAGGTAAGGAGAGCGCGATTGCTCAAGTGGCCCGCACCGTTCCAGGTAAGGTCTACACACTCACATTCGCCGTAGGAGACGCAAGCAACTCATGTGAAGGGTCCATGGTGGTCGAGGCATTCGCCGGGAGGGACACAATCAAAGTCCCTTAtgaatctaagggcaagggtggCTTTAAGCGTGCCATTCTCAAATTCACTGCGGTGTCCCCGCGCACTCGAATCATGTTCTATAGCACATTTTACACTATGAGAAGCGACGATTATAGTTCTTTGTGTGGGCCCGTGATCGACGACGTGAAGTTGCTTAGCCTTCGTAGGCCACTGCGCCTGTGA